The Setaria italica strain Yugu1 chromosome IX, Setaria_italica_v2.0, whole genome shotgun sequence genome has a window encoding:
- the LOC101765962 gene encoding heavy metal-associated isoprenylated plant protein 39, producing the protein MSKKIVVRLELHDNKDKQKAIKAVSVLVGIDAISVDMAARKMTVIGTVDPVDVVSKLRKSWAAHIDSIGPAKEPEKKEEKKEEKKEGEGKKEEGDGKKEGDGKKEGDGKKEEGGDGKKDGDGKKEDGGEGKKEGDGDGKKEGDGKKEEGGGGGEKKPTPLPIPWHHLPPQYMNMVTADYMNQYRPPPPPPPAYYNPYAPAPYYYVRNMSMEENPNSCAIC; encoded by the exons ATGTCGAAG AAAATTGTGGTGAGGCTGGAGTTGCATGACAACAAGGACAAGCAGAAGGCCATCAAGGCCGTCTCCGTGCTCGTCG GCATCGACGCCATCTCGGTGGACATGGCGGCGCGCAAGATGACGGTGATCGGCACGGTGGACCCGGTGGACGTGGTGAGCAAGCTGCGCAAGTCATGGGCCGCGCACATCGACTCCATCGGCCCGGCCAAGGAgccggagaagaaggaggagaagaaggaggagaagaaggaaggcgAGGGCAAGAAGGAAGAGGGGGACGGGAAGAAGGAAGGGGACGGGAAGAAGGAAGGCGACGGCAAGAAGGAGGAGGGCGGGGACGGCAAGAAGGACGGCGACGGGAAgaaggaggacggcggcgagggcaagaaggaaggcgacggcgacggcaagaAGGAAGGCGATGGCAAgaaggaggaaggcggcggcggcggcgagaagaAGCCGACACCGCTGCCGATCCCGTGGCACCACCTGCCGCCGCAGTACATGAACATGGTCACGGCAGACTACATGAACCAGTAccgcccaccaccgccaccgccgccggcgtacTACAACCCGTACGCGCCGGCGCCCTACTACTACGTGCGGAACATGAGCATGGAGGAGAACCCCAACTCCTGCGCCATCTGCTGA